The Oncorhynchus clarkii lewisi isolate Uvic-CL-2024 chromosome 29, UVic_Ocla_1.0, whole genome shotgun sequence genome contains a region encoding:
- the LOC139388087 gene encoding pseudouridylate synthase 1 homolog isoform X4: protein MSEESGNVQNKPLKRVEEGNGELGEHIRKKLKSDVEQTGDERKHPKRKVVLLLAYSGKGYYGMQRNAGSSQFKTIEDELVTALIKSGCIPDNHGDDMKKMSFQRCARTDKGVSAAGQVVSLKLWMIEDIKEKLNSNLPPQIRVLGLKRVTGGFNSKNSCDARTYSYMLPTVAFAPKDYSTENSIAFRLEPETLQRVNCLFGSYKGTHNFHNFTSQKAARDPSARRYITEMTCGEPFVRGGAEFAEITVRGQSFMMHQIRKMIGLVIAVVKGYSGDEVLKRSWGEEKVDVPKAPGLGLVLEKVHFDRYNKRFGGDGLHECLEWTEEEQAILAFKEQHIYPSIVETECQEGSMASWMATLPIHDFMATAKGAQDKDRGQDDDDDEGNGSDSAL from the exons ATGAGTGAAGAGTCAGGGAATGTGCAGAACAAGCCACTGAAACGAGTGGAGGAGGGAAATGGCGAGTTGGGTGAGCACATCAGAAAGAAGCTTAAGTCTGATGTAGAACAGACTGGCGATGAGAGgaaacaccccaaaagaaaagtgGTCCTGCTTTTGGCGTATTCAGGCAAAGGTTACTACGGTATGCAG AGAAATGCTGGATCTTCCCAGTTCAAAACCATTGAGGATGAGCTGGTTACAGCACTGATTAAGTCTGGGTGCATCCCAGACAACCATGGAGATGATATGAAAAAAATGTCATTCCAAAGATGTGCAAGAACGGACAAG GGTGTTTCTGCAGCAGGTCAAGTGGTCTCTCTAAAACTATGGATGATTGAAGACATAAAGGAAAAGCTCAACTCCAATCTTCCACCACAGATCCGAGTGCTGG GTCTGAAGCGAGTGACTGGGGGCTTCAATTCTAAAAACAGCTGTGATGCCCGCACGTACTCCTACATGCTCCCCACTGTGGCCTTCGCCCCAAAAGACTATAGCACTGAGAATTCTATTGCATTCCGCCTGGAGCCAGAGACACTGCAGAGAGTAAATTGTCTGTTTGGCAGCTACAAGGGCACTCATAACTTTCACAACTTCACCTCCCAGAAGGCCGCGCGGGACCCCAGCGCCCGCCGTTACATCACAGAGATGACCTGTGGCGAGCCCTTTGTGCGCGGCGGCGCTGAGTTTGCTGAGATTACCGTGCGTGGCCAGAGCTTCATGATGCATCAAATCCGGAAAATGATTGGCCTGGTGATCGCTGTGGTGAAGGGTTATTCTGGGGATGAGGTGTTAAAGCGAAGCTGGGGTGAGGAGAAGGTGGATGTGCCCAAGGCCCCTGGGCTGGGCCTGGTGCTCGAGAAGGTGCACTTTGACAGGTACAACAAGCGCTTTGGCGGGGACGGCCTCCATGAGTGCCTGGAGTGGACTGAAGAGGAGCAGGCTATCTTGGCCTTCAAGGAGCAACACATCTACCCCAGCATTGTGGAGACGGAGTGCCAGGAAGGGTCCATGGCCAGCTGGATGGCCACACTGCCCATACACGACTTTATGGCCACTGCAAAAGGGGCTCAGGATAAGGACAGGGGGCAG gatgatgatgatgatgagggtaATGGTTCAGATTCTGCACTTTGA
- the LOC139388087 gene encoding pseudouridylate synthase 1 homolog isoform X2 produces MQKIRALIASPRVLSIKSNGWLYKCAGIRWIMSEESGNVQNKPLKRVEEGNGELGEHIRKKLKSDVEQTGDERKHPKRKVVLLLAYSGKGYYGMQRNAGSSQFKTIEDELVTALIKSGCIPDNHGDDMKKMSFQRCARTDKGVSAAGQVVSLKLWMIEDIKEKLNSNLPPQIRVLGLKRVTGGFNSKNSCDARTYSYMLPTVAFAPKDYSTENSIAFRLEPETLQRVNCLFGSYKGTHNFHNFTSQKAARDPSARRYITEMTCGEPFVRGGAEFAEITVRGQSFMMHQIRKMIGLVIAVVKGYSGDEVLKRSWGEEKVDVPKAPGLGLVLEKVHFDRYNKRFGGDGLHECLEWTEEEQAILAFKEQHIYPSIVETECQEGSMASWMATLPIHDFMATAKGAQDKDRGQDDDDDEGNGSDSAL; encoded by the exons ATGCAGAAAATTCGAGCCTTGATAGCAAGTCCACGAGTGTTGAGTATCAAAAGCAACG GTTGGCTTTACAAGTGTGCAGGGATAAGGTGGATAATGAGTGAAGAGTCAGGGAATGTGCAGAACAAGCCACTGAAACGAGTGGAGGAGGGAAATGGCGAGTTGGGTGAGCACATCAGAAAGAAGCTTAAGTCTGATGTAGAACAGACTGGCGATGAGAGgaaacaccccaaaagaaaagtgGTCCTGCTTTTGGCGTATTCAGGCAAAGGTTACTACGGTATGCAG AGAAATGCTGGATCTTCCCAGTTCAAAACCATTGAGGATGAGCTGGTTACAGCACTGATTAAGTCTGGGTGCATCCCAGACAACCATGGAGATGATATGAAAAAAATGTCATTCCAAAGATGTGCAAGAACGGACAAG GGTGTTTCTGCAGCAGGTCAAGTGGTCTCTCTAAAACTATGGATGATTGAAGACATAAAGGAAAAGCTCAACTCCAATCTTCCACCACAGATCCGAGTGCTGG GTCTGAAGCGAGTGACTGGGGGCTTCAATTCTAAAAACAGCTGTGATGCCCGCACGTACTCCTACATGCTCCCCACTGTGGCCTTCGCCCCAAAAGACTATAGCACTGAGAATTCTATTGCATTCCGCCTGGAGCCAGAGACACTGCAGAGAGTAAATTGTCTGTTTGGCAGCTACAAGGGCACTCATAACTTTCACAACTTCACCTCCCAGAAGGCCGCGCGGGACCCCAGCGCCCGCCGTTACATCACAGAGATGACCTGTGGCGAGCCCTTTGTGCGCGGCGGCGCTGAGTTTGCTGAGATTACCGTGCGTGGCCAGAGCTTCATGATGCATCAAATCCGGAAAATGATTGGCCTGGTGATCGCTGTGGTGAAGGGTTATTCTGGGGATGAGGTGTTAAAGCGAAGCTGGGGTGAGGAGAAGGTGGATGTGCCCAAGGCCCCTGGGCTGGGCCTGGTGCTCGAGAAGGTGCACTTTGACAGGTACAACAAGCGCTTTGGCGGGGACGGCCTCCATGAGTGCCTGGAGTGGACTGAAGAGGAGCAGGCTATCTTGGCCTTCAAGGAGCAACACATCTACCCCAGCATTGTGGAGACGGAGTGCCAGGAAGGGTCCATGGCCAGCTGGATGGCCACACTGCCCATACACGACTTTATGGCCACTGCAAAAGGGGCTCAGGATAAGGACAGGGGGCAG gatgatgatgatgatgagggtaATGGTTCAGATTCTGCACTTTGA
- the LOC139388087 gene encoding pseudouridylate synthase 1 homolog isoform X1, protein MQKIRALIASPRVLSIKSNGWLYKCAGIRWIMSEESGNVQNKPLKRVEEGNGELGEHIRKKLKSDVEQTGDERKHPKRKVVLLLAYSGKGYYGMQRNAGSSQFKTIEDELVTALIKSGCIPDNHGDDMKKMSFQRCARTDKGVSAAGQVVSLKLWMIEDIKEKLNSNLPPQIRVLGLKRVTGGFNSKNSCDARTYSYMLPTVAFAPKDYSTENSIAFRLEPETLQRVNCLFGSYKGTHNFHNFTSQKAARDPSARRYITEMTCGEPFVRGGAEFAEITVRGQSFMMHQIRKMIGLVIAVVKGYSGDEVLKRSWGEEKVDVPKAPGLGLVLEKVHFDRYNKRFGGDGLHECLEWTEEEQAILAFKEQHIYPSIVETECQEGSMASWMATLPIHDFMATAKGAQDKDRGQVGESNRIIFASSIVSGCFFKTNKMFNISSLIIN, encoded by the exons ATGCAGAAAATTCGAGCCTTGATAGCAAGTCCACGAGTGTTGAGTATCAAAAGCAACG GTTGGCTTTACAAGTGTGCAGGGATAAGGTGGATAATGAGTGAAGAGTCAGGGAATGTGCAGAACAAGCCACTGAAACGAGTGGAGGAGGGAAATGGCGAGTTGGGTGAGCACATCAGAAAGAAGCTTAAGTCTGATGTAGAACAGACTGGCGATGAGAGgaaacaccccaaaagaaaagtgGTCCTGCTTTTGGCGTATTCAGGCAAAGGTTACTACGGTATGCAG AGAAATGCTGGATCTTCCCAGTTCAAAACCATTGAGGATGAGCTGGTTACAGCACTGATTAAGTCTGGGTGCATCCCAGACAACCATGGAGATGATATGAAAAAAATGTCATTCCAAAGATGTGCAAGAACGGACAAG GGTGTTTCTGCAGCAGGTCAAGTGGTCTCTCTAAAACTATGGATGATTGAAGACATAAAGGAAAAGCTCAACTCCAATCTTCCACCACAGATCCGAGTGCTGG GTCTGAAGCGAGTGACTGGGGGCTTCAATTCTAAAAACAGCTGTGATGCCCGCACGTACTCCTACATGCTCCCCACTGTGGCCTTCGCCCCAAAAGACTATAGCACTGAGAATTCTATTGCATTCCGCCTGGAGCCAGAGACACTGCAGAGAGTAAATTGTCTGTTTGGCAGCTACAAGGGCACTCATAACTTTCACAACTTCACCTCCCAGAAGGCCGCGCGGGACCCCAGCGCCCGCCGTTACATCACAGAGATGACCTGTGGCGAGCCCTTTGTGCGCGGCGGCGCTGAGTTTGCTGAGATTACCGTGCGTGGCCAGAGCTTCATGATGCATCAAATCCGGAAAATGATTGGCCTGGTGATCGCTGTGGTGAAGGGTTATTCTGGGGATGAGGTGTTAAAGCGAAGCTGGGGTGAGGAGAAGGTGGATGTGCCCAAGGCCCCTGGGCTGGGCCTGGTGCTCGAGAAGGTGCACTTTGACAGGTACAACAAGCGCTTTGGCGGGGACGGCCTCCATGAGTGCCTGGAGTGGACTGAAGAGGAGCAGGCTATCTTGGCCTTCAAGGAGCAACACATCTACCCCAGCATTGTGGAGACGGAGTGCCAGGAAGGGTCCATGGCCAGCTGGATGGCCACACTGCCCATACACGACTTTATGGCCACTGCAAAAGGGGCTCAGGATAAGGACAGGGGGCAGGTGGGTGAATCCAACAGAATAATATTTGCCAGTTCAATTGTCAGTGGTTGTTTTTTTAAGACCAACAAAATGTTCAACATTAGTAGCTTAATCATCAACTAG
- the LOC139388087 gene encoding pseudouridylate synthase 1 homolog isoform X3 — MSEESGNVQNKPLKRVEEGNGELGEHIRKKLKSDVEQTGDERKHPKRKVVLLLAYSGKGYYGMQRNAGSSQFKTIEDELVTALIKSGCIPDNHGDDMKKMSFQRCARTDKGVSAAGQVVSLKLWMIEDIKEKLNSNLPPQIRVLGLKRVTGGFNSKNSCDARTYSYMLPTVAFAPKDYSTENSIAFRLEPETLQRVNCLFGSYKGTHNFHNFTSQKAARDPSARRYITEMTCGEPFVRGGAEFAEITVRGQSFMMHQIRKMIGLVIAVVKGYSGDEVLKRSWGEEKVDVPKAPGLGLVLEKVHFDRYNKRFGGDGLHECLEWTEEEQAILAFKEQHIYPSIVETECQEGSMASWMATLPIHDFMATAKGAQDKDRGQVGESNRIIFASSIVSGCFFKTNKMFNISSLIIN, encoded by the exons ATGAGTGAAGAGTCAGGGAATGTGCAGAACAAGCCACTGAAACGAGTGGAGGAGGGAAATGGCGAGTTGGGTGAGCACATCAGAAAGAAGCTTAAGTCTGATGTAGAACAGACTGGCGATGAGAGgaaacaccccaaaagaaaagtgGTCCTGCTTTTGGCGTATTCAGGCAAAGGTTACTACGGTATGCAG AGAAATGCTGGATCTTCCCAGTTCAAAACCATTGAGGATGAGCTGGTTACAGCACTGATTAAGTCTGGGTGCATCCCAGACAACCATGGAGATGATATGAAAAAAATGTCATTCCAAAGATGTGCAAGAACGGACAAG GGTGTTTCTGCAGCAGGTCAAGTGGTCTCTCTAAAACTATGGATGATTGAAGACATAAAGGAAAAGCTCAACTCCAATCTTCCACCACAGATCCGAGTGCTGG GTCTGAAGCGAGTGACTGGGGGCTTCAATTCTAAAAACAGCTGTGATGCCCGCACGTACTCCTACATGCTCCCCACTGTGGCCTTCGCCCCAAAAGACTATAGCACTGAGAATTCTATTGCATTCCGCCTGGAGCCAGAGACACTGCAGAGAGTAAATTGTCTGTTTGGCAGCTACAAGGGCACTCATAACTTTCACAACTTCACCTCCCAGAAGGCCGCGCGGGACCCCAGCGCCCGCCGTTACATCACAGAGATGACCTGTGGCGAGCCCTTTGTGCGCGGCGGCGCTGAGTTTGCTGAGATTACCGTGCGTGGCCAGAGCTTCATGATGCATCAAATCCGGAAAATGATTGGCCTGGTGATCGCTGTGGTGAAGGGTTATTCTGGGGATGAGGTGTTAAAGCGAAGCTGGGGTGAGGAGAAGGTGGATGTGCCCAAGGCCCCTGGGCTGGGCCTGGTGCTCGAGAAGGTGCACTTTGACAGGTACAACAAGCGCTTTGGCGGGGACGGCCTCCATGAGTGCCTGGAGTGGACTGAAGAGGAGCAGGCTATCTTGGCCTTCAAGGAGCAACACATCTACCCCAGCATTGTGGAGACGGAGTGCCAGGAAGGGTCCATGGCCAGCTGGATGGCCACACTGCCCATACACGACTTTATGGCCACTGCAAAAGGGGCTCAGGATAAGGACAGGGGGCAGGTGGGTGAATCCAACAGAATAATATTTGCCAGTTCAATTGTCAGTGGTTGTTTTTTTAAGACCAACAAAATGTTCAACATTAGTAGCTTAATCATCAACTAG